A single region of the Glycine max cultivar Williams 82 chromosome 20, Glycine_max_v4.0, whole genome shotgun sequence genome encodes:
- the LOC102662416 gene encoding transcription elongation factor SPT6 homolog yields the protein MAMQMAGLHLVGVLIAYEGQDEYENDGFIMDKDEEEDEKEDRAESDDEPQKKKKRKKKEEYVLDEDDYELLEDNNINIHRRKVLNFLYMCFNFFFINVGFQWINTMLYIKIY from the exons ATGGCTATGCAAATGGCAGGTTTGCACCTGGTCGGTGTTCTGATTGCCTATG AAGGACAGGATGAATATGAAAATGATGGGTTTATAATGGATAAGGACGAAGAGGAGGATGAGAAAGAAGATAGAGCAGAATCCGATGATGAGCcacagaagaaaaagaagaggaagaaaaa GGAGGAGTATGTCCTTGATGAAGATGATTATGAATTGCTGGAGGACAATAATATCAATATTCATCGTCGgaaggttttgaattttttgtacatgtgtttcaattttttttttattaatgttggcTTTCAGTGGATAAATACCAtgctatatataaaaatttattga